In the Pseudothauera hydrothermalis genome, one interval contains:
- the rpe gene encoding ribulose-phosphate 3-epimerase → MYRIAPSLLSADFARLGEEVRHVVAAGADWIHFDVMDNHYVPNLTVGPLVCEAIRPHTSVPIDVHLMVKPVDRLIPDFAKAGANIVTFHPEASEHVHRTLGLIRECGCQAGLVFNPATPLDWMDHVMDMLDVVLLMSVNPGFGGQTFIPGTLAKLRAARDKLDAYQARSGRRILLEIDGGVKVDNIAEIAAAGADTFVAGSAVFGAGRPEDPNRYDSVIAAMRARLAQTQR, encoded by the coding sequence ATGTACCGCATTGCCCCCAGCCTGCTGTCCGCTGACTTTGCCCGCCTGGGCGAGGAAGTGCGCCATGTGGTCGCCGCCGGCGCCGACTGGATCCACTTCGATGTGATGGACAATCACTATGTGCCCAATCTTACCGTCGGGCCGCTGGTCTGCGAGGCGATCCGTCCGCATACCAGCGTGCCGATCGATGTGCATCTGATGGTCAAGCCGGTCGACCGCCTCATCCCCGACTTTGCCAAGGCCGGCGCCAACATCGTGACTTTTCATCCGGAAGCGTCCGAGCATGTTCATCGCACTCTGGGGCTGATCCGCGAGTGCGGCTGCCAGGCCGGGCTGGTGTTCAACCCGGCCACGCCCCTGGATTGGATGGATCATGTCATGGACATGCTCGACGTGGTGCTGCTGATGAGTGTCAACCCCGGCTTCGGCGGGCAGACCTTCATTCCCGGCACGCTCGCCAAGCTGCGCGCGGCGCGCGACAAGCTCGACGCCTACCAGGCCCGCAGCGGGCGACGCATCCTGCTGGAGATCGACGGCGGCGTGAAGGTGGATAACATCGCCGAGATCGCCGCTGCCGGGGCGGACACTTTCGTTGCCGGTTCGGCGGTGTTCGGTGCCGGACGGCCCGAAGACCCCAACCGCTACGACTCGGTGATCGCGGCGATGCGCGCCCGGCTGGCGCAAACGCAGCGATGA